In Gemmatimonadales bacterium, a genomic segment contains:
- a CDS encoding CocE/NonD family hydrolase, producing MRLLHAGSLFLALAAAVPGCAQPRPGGPPVFDRREVMIPMRDGVRLFAVVMTPRGADGPLPILLNRTPYGAGGWGAGEEAPPNLAALAADGYVFVQEDIRGRNRSEGAFVMNRPNRSPGDRAATDESTDTYDTVEWLIHNVPGNNGKVGLFGISYPGWLAEEALIGAHPAVKAVSPQAPMTDTWLGDDFFHQGAFRQSYGFEYGWGMESREVGAGRMPITGSDTYAWYLGFPSLKALTDSTGAMRIPTWRRFVEHPAYDSVWQRRAFERVVTGAAVPTLTVGGFWDQEDLFGPQATFEALARFDTAGVDHLVIGPWSHGQWGYPGGEALGNVRWGSATSDSFLTEIQAPWFAWWLKGKGDGRFPVARLFDGGARAWRSLDRWPPRDAAARDLYFHAGGVLSFEPPRDRAGDDAWVSDPANPVPYRPRPVEITYSPGSRWARWMTEDQRFVDGRPDVRTWKTEPLAADLTIAGDVTARLFASTTGSDADWVVKLIDVYPDADPRDTVAADSGMAGYELMVAGDIMRGRYRTSWERPEAIPPGAALAYTVDLHHQLYTFRRGHRIMVQVQSTWFPLYDRNPQTFVPNIFLAPASAYRAETVRVYRTAGAPSHVEVMVVPR from the coding sequence ATGCGCCTGCTCCACGCCGGTTCGCTGTTCCTCGCGCTCGCCGCCGCCGTTCCCGGTTGCGCCCAGCCGCGGCCCGGCGGACCGCCGGTCTTCGACCGCCGCGAGGTGATGATCCCGATGCGCGACGGGGTGAGGCTGTTCGCGGTGGTCATGACCCCGCGCGGCGCCGACGGGCCGCTGCCGATCCTCCTCAACCGGACGCCGTACGGCGCCGGCGGCTGGGGAGCGGGCGAGGAGGCGCCGCCGAATCTCGCGGCGCTGGCGGCCGACGGCTACGTGTTCGTCCAGGAGGACATCCGCGGCCGCAACCGGTCGGAGGGCGCGTTCGTCATGAACCGCCCCAACCGCAGCCCCGGGGACCGCGCCGCCACCGACGAAAGCACGGACACCTACGACACCGTCGAGTGGCTGATCCACAACGTGCCCGGCAACAACGGGAAGGTCGGCCTGTTCGGCATCTCGTATCCGGGCTGGCTCGCCGAGGAGGCGCTGATCGGCGCCCACCCCGCGGTGAAGGCCGTCTCGCCGCAGGCGCCGATGACCGATACCTGGCTGGGGGACGACTTCTTCCACCAGGGCGCGTTCCGCCAGTCGTACGGCTTCGAGTACGGGTGGGGGATGGAATCGCGCGAGGTCGGCGCCGGCCGGATGCCGATCACCGGCAGCGACACCTACGCGTGGTACCTCGGCTTTCCGAGCCTGAAAGCCCTGACCGACTCCACCGGCGCGATGCGGATTCCGACCTGGCGGCGGTTCGTCGAGCACCCGGCGTACGACAGCGTGTGGCAGCGGCGCGCCTTCGAGCGCGTCGTCACCGGCGCCGCCGTGCCCACCCTCACGGTCGGCGGGTTCTGGGACCAGGAGGACCTGTTCGGCCCGCAGGCCACCTTCGAGGCGCTGGCGCGCTTCGACACGGCCGGCGTCGATCACCTCGTGATCGGGCCGTGGAGCCACGGCCAGTGGGGCTATCCGGGCGGCGAGGCGCTGGGCAACGTGCGGTGGGGCAGCGCGACCTCCGACTCCTTCCTGACCGAGATCCAGGCGCCGTGGTTCGCCTGGTGGCTGAAGGGGAAGGGCGACGGCCGCTTCCCGGTGGCCCGGCTGTTCGACGGCGGCGCGCGCGCGTGGCGGAGCCTCGACCGCTGGCCGCCGCGCGATGCGGCGGCGCGCGACCTCTACTTCCACGCCGGCGGCGTCCTGTCCTTCGAGCCGCCCCGCGACCGCGCCGGCGACGATGCGTGGGTCTCCGACCCGGCCAACCCGGTCCCCTATCGGCCGCGGCCGGTCGAGATCACCTACAGCCCGGGCTCGCGGTGGGCGCGCTGGATGACCGAGGACCAGCGCTTCGTGGACGGGCGGCCCGACGTGCGCACCTGGAAGACGGAGCCGCTCGCGGCCGACCTGACGATCGCCGGCGACGTGACGGCGCGGCTGTTCGCGTCCACGACCGGCTCGGACGCCGACTGGGTGGTGAAGCTCATCGACGTGTATCCCGACGCGGATCCGCGCGACACCGTCGCGGCCGACTCCGGGATGGCGGGCTACGAGCTGATGGTGGCGGGGGACATCATGCGCGGCCGCTACCGCACCAGCTGGGAGCGGCCCGAGGCGATTCCCCCCGGCGCCGCCCTGGCGTACACCGTGGACCTGCACCACCAGCTCTACACCTTCCGGCGCGGCCACCGGATCATGGTGCAGGTGCAGAGCACGTGGTTCCCGCTCTACGACCGGAACCCGCAGACCTTCGTGCCCAACATCTTCCTCGCACCGGCGAGCGCGTACCGGGCCGAGACGGTGCGCGTCTACCGCACCGCCGGGGCGCCCTCGCACGTCGAAGTGATGGTGGTGCCGCGCTAG
- a CDS encoding GGDEF domain-containing protein, producing the protein MPGRLTKTGQVILETATPKASALGALWASIALLLAIALIDYLIGYEIPIMVVYLVPVFVATWNVGRTPGMVLAVASAVLSVGGDQLAGAPHRTWLIPVTMLVLWSVLFVVFVLVLTELKRALEREQELARLDALTTVNNRRHFEELAAAELNRAKRNGRPLTVAYVDLDNFKQVNDQLGHGAGDTLLQAVAGTMQHRLRITDALGRMGGDEFAICLPETGVAAARTVLDDLRHQVVAALPENCRFVTISIGAVTFVKPPMTVQELLHRADEMLYAAKRDGKDQLKVETA; encoded by the coding sequence ATGCCGGGAAGGCTGACGAAGACGGGTCAGGTCATCCTCGAGACGGCGACGCCCAAGGCCTCGGCGCTCGGCGCGCTGTGGGCCAGCATCGCGCTGCTGCTCGCCATCGCCCTGATCGACTACCTGATCGGCTACGAGATCCCGATCATGGTGGTGTACCTCGTCCCGGTGTTCGTCGCCACGTGGAACGTGGGCCGCACGCCGGGGATGGTCCTGGCCGTCGCCAGCGCGGTGCTGAGCGTGGGCGGCGACCAGCTGGCCGGAGCGCCGCACCGCACCTGGCTGATCCCCGTCACCATGCTGGTGTTGTGGTCGGTGCTGTTCGTGGTGTTCGTCCTGGTCCTCACCGAGCTCAAGCGCGCGCTCGAGCGGGAGCAGGAGCTGGCGCGCCTCGACGCCCTGACCACCGTCAACAACCGGCGGCACTTCGAGGAGCTGGCCGCGGCCGAGCTGAATCGCGCCAAGCGCAACGGCCGGCCGCTCACGGTGGCCTACGTGGACCTGGACAACTTCAAGCAGGTCAACGACCAGCTCGGCCACGGGGCCGGCGACACGCTGCTCCAGGCGGTGGCCGGCACGATGCAGCACCGGCTGCGGATCACCGACGCGCTGGGCCGGATGGGTGGCGACGAGTTCGCGATCTGCCTCCCGGAGACCGGGGTCGCGGCGGCGCGGACCGTGCTCGACGACCTGCGCCACCAGGTCGTGGCGGCGCTGCCGGAGAACTGCCGGTTCGTGACGATCAGCATCGGCGCGGTCACGTTCGTCAAGCCGCCGATGACCGTGCAGGAGCTGCTCCACCGCGCCGACGAGATGCTGTACGCGGCCAAGCGGGACGGCAAGGACCAGCTGAAGGTCGAGACGGCCTGA
- a CDS encoding tetratricopeptide repeat protein, producing MKGYATRDVARLLGLTISQVRAFARSGFLAPDRGPRGELRFSFPDLVLLRTAKGLAASRVPARRIRRALRILKRQLPAGRPLSAVRISADGDRLVVREGTTAWNPESGQIQLDFAVADLASRAAPLARQAARAARVAAEPLAADEWYDLGFDLEAVDLEEARDAYRRALELDPDHSDAHVNLGRLLQEGGDAAEAVAHYRLALERNARHATAWYDLGIALEDLRRRADAIRAYERAIAVDPKLADAYFNLSRLYEEAGKRAAALRSLSRYRLLAGRETG from the coding sequence ATGAAGGGCTACGCGACGCGAGACGTCGCCAGGCTCCTCGGTCTCACCATCTCCCAGGTGCGGGCGTTCGCCCGCAGCGGCTTCCTCGCTCCCGACCGCGGTCCACGCGGGGAGTTGCGCTTCTCGTTCCCGGACCTCGTGCTGCTCCGCACCGCCAAGGGGCTGGCCGCCTCGCGCGTGCCCGCGCGCCGCATCCGCCGCGCGCTGCGCATCCTGAAGCGGCAGCTGCCCGCGGGCCGGCCGCTCTCGGCGGTGCGGATCTCCGCCGACGGCGACCGGCTGGTGGTGCGCGAGGGGACGACCGCCTGGAACCCGGAGTCCGGGCAGATCCAGCTCGACTTCGCGGTGGCCGATCTGGCGAGCCGGGCGGCGCCGCTGGCCCGGCAGGCCGCGCGCGCGGCGCGGGTCGCGGCCGAGCCGCTGGCCGCGGACGAGTGGTACGACCTCGGCTTCGACCTCGAGGCCGTGGACCTCGAGGAGGCGCGGGACGCGTACCGCCGCGCGCTGGAGCTCGATCCCGACCACAGCGACGCGCACGTCAACCTCGGCCGTCTGCTCCAGGAAGGGGGCGACGCCGCCGAGGCCGTGGCGCACTACCGCCTGGCCCTCGAGCGGAACGCGCGGCACGCCACGGCGTGGTACGACCTGGGGATCGCGCTGGAGGACCTGAGGCGGCGCGCCGACGCCATCCGGGCCTACGAGCGGGCGATCGCCGTCGATCCCAAGCTCGCCGACGCGTACTTCAACCTGTCGCGCCTCTACGAGGAGGCCGGCAAGCGCGCCGCCGCGCTGCGCAGTCTCAGCCGCTACCGGCTGCTCGCCGGGCGGGAGACGGGCTGA
- a CDS encoding Ku protein, producing MPARPIGSATISFGLVSLPIKLFSASESQAGVTFNWLHKACGSRLKQQYVCPKDGAKVEKDEMVKGYEFSKGQYVLFTPDELKAMGEESTGAVDIQEFVPAEQVDRLWLDKAYFLGPDKGGERAYKLLAEALKVTKRAALGQFASRGKQYLVMVRPLGAGLVMEQLHYADEIRDIAEVPIPEGEVKQAELALAMQIVQQGASDTFQPAKYEDNVKKRMLDSIQRKVEGQEITSEPAAAPETQIIDLMEALKASLAKGAGARGEAAEAEERKPAKRAPRLKLEKPAETAKRKRKVS from the coding sequence ATGCCAGCGCGTCCAATCGGTTCGGCCACGATCTCGTTCGGCCTGGTGTCGCTGCCGATCAAGCTGTTCTCGGCCAGCGAGTCCCAGGCGGGCGTCACGTTCAACTGGCTGCACAAGGCGTGCGGCTCGCGCCTCAAGCAGCAGTACGTGTGTCCCAAGGACGGCGCGAAGGTCGAGAAGGACGAGATGGTGAAGGGGTACGAGTTCTCCAAGGGCCAGTACGTGCTGTTCACGCCGGACGAGCTGAAGGCGATGGGCGAGGAGTCCACGGGCGCGGTGGACATCCAGGAGTTCGTGCCGGCCGAGCAGGTGGACCGGCTGTGGCTCGACAAGGCGTACTTCCTCGGCCCGGACAAGGGCGGCGAGCGCGCGTACAAGCTGCTGGCGGAGGCGCTCAAGGTCACCAAGCGCGCGGCGCTCGGCCAGTTCGCGTCCCGGGGCAAGCAGTACCTGGTGATGGTGCGCCCGCTGGGGGCCGGGCTGGTGATGGAGCAGCTGCACTACGCGGACGAGATCCGCGACATCGCCGAGGTGCCGATCCCCGAGGGCGAGGTGAAGCAGGCCGAGCTGGCGCTCGCCATGCAGATCGTCCAGCAGGGCGCGTCCGACACGTTCCAGCCGGCGAAGTACGAGGACAACGTCAAGAAGCGGATGCTCGACAGCATCCAGCGCAAGGTCGAGGGCCAGGAGATCACCTCCGAGCCGGCCGCGGCGCCGGAGACCCAGATCATCGACCTGATGGAGGCGCTGAAGGCGAGCCTGGCGAAGGGCGCGGGCGCCAGGGGCGAGGCGGCCGAGGCGGAGGAGCGCAAGCCGGCCAAGCGGGCGCCGCGCCTCAAGCTGGAGAAGCCCGCCGAGACGGCGAAGCGGAAACGGAAGGTCTCGTAA
- the ligD gene encoding DNA ligase D, whose product MGATRKPAADALSAYRAKRSADATPEPSGIVAAVPRGGHLFVVHQHAARQLHFDLRLEMDGVLRSWAVPKGPSRNQADKRLAVMVEDHPLEYGDFEGIIPEGNYGAGAVIVWDRGMWVPVEDPHAGLEKGKLLFDLRGYKLKGRWTLVKIKKSHKDWLLIKERDAQMTTGDGTVFPAGSVLSGLPVEVLKARTDVAAPLRASLERLGAPRRKLRAKDVELMLAEPRDEPFSKPGWIFELKLDGYRMLASREGGEGKLTTRNGNDLSAAFPEVVRSLAALPYADLVMDGELVVYDDAGRPSFHRLGERARMSRATDVRRWSVEQPASLFLFDLVAAEGFDARGLPLVERKQLLRTVVPEVGPLRYLEHFETDGVAVYAQVTKLGLEGIVAKKADAPYRAGRSPAWLKVRAERTDDFVVVGFTRPKGSRVGFGALHLAMYDRPGGALVYAGRVGTGFDTGQLEEYAAALEGSRRPDPPCGGAVPAGREHVWVEPRLVAEVRFLEWSPDGLLRQPAFLRFRSDKQASECVRQGVGGGLSAVEEAPSLPPTTHHPPPAFTFTNLDKVFWPREGYTKADLIEFYRAIAPWLLPFLEDRPLVLTRYPDGIEGKSFFQKDAPAYAHDFVRTVRMWSAESQRELNYFVCDGEASLLYIANMAAIPLHVWGSRVATLETPDWCILDLDPKDAPFEHVVTVARAVHAMCDEIALPCFVKTSGSTGLHVLVPLGRQCTFEQARTLGGLLARVVAAELPDIATITRQVSKRDGRVYLDYVQNGHGRLLAAPYSVRPVPGALVSAPLAWSEVGPKLSLAQFTIRTMPARMEKLRGDPLLPVLGLAPDLVAALGRLKERLDAARAKRPAARAGRR is encoded by the coding sequence ATGGGCGCAACCAGGAAGCCGGCCGCCGATGCGCTAAGCGCTTATCGCGCCAAGCGTTCCGCCGACGCCACGCCGGAGCCGTCCGGCATCGTCGCGGCCGTCCCGCGGGGCGGCCACCTGTTCGTCGTGCACCAGCACGCGGCTAGGCAGCTGCACTTCGACCTCCGGCTCGAGATGGACGGGGTGCTGCGCTCGTGGGCCGTGCCCAAGGGGCCCTCGCGCAACCAGGCCGACAAGCGGCTGGCGGTGATGGTCGAGGACCACCCGCTCGAGTACGGCGACTTCGAAGGCATCATCCCCGAAGGCAACTACGGCGCGGGCGCGGTGATCGTGTGGGATCGCGGGATGTGGGTCCCGGTCGAGGACCCGCACGCGGGGCTGGAGAAGGGCAAGCTGCTCTTCGACCTCCGCGGCTACAAGCTCAAAGGCCGCTGGACGCTGGTGAAGATCAAGAAGAGCCACAAGGACTGGCTGCTGATCAAGGAACGCGACGCGCAGATGACGACCGGCGACGGCACGGTGTTTCCGGCCGGCTCGGTGCTGTCCGGCCTGCCGGTCGAGGTGCTCAAGGCGCGCACCGACGTGGCGGCGCCGCTGCGGGCGTCGCTGGAGCGGCTCGGCGCCCCGCGCCGGAAGCTGCGGGCGAAGGACGTGGAGCTGATGCTCGCCGAGCCGCGCGACGAGCCGTTCAGCAAGCCGGGCTGGATCTTCGAGCTGAAGCTCGACGGCTACCGGATGTTGGCGTCGCGCGAAGGCGGGGAAGGGAAGCTCACCACGCGCAACGGCAACGACCTCTCGGCGGCGTTCCCCGAAGTGGTGCGGTCGCTGGCGGCGCTGCCCTATGCGGACCTGGTGATGGACGGCGAGCTGGTGGTGTACGACGACGCGGGCCGCCCCAGCTTCCACCGCCTCGGCGAGCGCGCGCGGATGTCCCGCGCCACCGACGTCCGCCGCTGGTCGGTGGAGCAGCCGGCGTCGCTGTTCCTGTTCGACCTGGTCGCGGCCGAGGGCTTCGACGCGCGGGGCCTGCCGCTGGTGGAGCGGAAGCAGCTGCTGCGGACCGTGGTGCCCGAGGTCGGCCCGCTGCGCTACCTCGAGCACTTCGAGACCGACGGCGTGGCGGTATACGCGCAGGTGACGAAGCTGGGGCTCGAGGGCATCGTGGCCAAGAAGGCCGACGCGCCGTACCGCGCGGGCCGGTCGCCGGCGTGGCTCAAGGTGCGCGCGGAGCGCACCGACGACTTCGTGGTGGTCGGCTTCACGCGGCCCAAGGGCTCGCGCGTGGGCTTCGGCGCGCTGCACCTCGCGATGTACGACCGGCCCGGCGGCGCGCTCGTCTACGCGGGGCGCGTGGGCACCGGCTTCGACACCGGCCAGCTGGAGGAGTACGCCGCGGCGCTCGAGGGCTCGCGGCGCCCGGACCCGCCGTGCGGCGGCGCCGTCCCCGCCGGCAGGGAGCACGTGTGGGTCGAGCCGCGCCTGGTGGCGGAGGTGCGGTTCCTGGAGTGGAGTCCGGACGGGCTGCTCAGGCAGCCGGCGTTCCTGAGGTTCCGGAGTGATAAACAGGCATCGGAGTGCGTGCGGCAGGGCGTAGGTGGTGGGTTGTCGGCCGTGGAAGAGGCCCCTTCACTACCACCCACCACCCACCACCCACCACCAGCCTTCACGTTCACCAACCTGGACAAGGTCTTCTGGCCGCGCGAGGGCTACACCAAGGCCGACCTGATCGAGTTCTATCGCGCCATCGCGCCCTGGCTGCTGCCGTTTCTCGAGGACCGCCCGCTGGTGCTGACGCGCTACCCCGACGGGATCGAGGGCAAGTCGTTCTTCCAGAAGGATGCGCCGGCCTACGCGCACGATTTCGTGCGTACCGTGCGGATGTGGAGCGCGGAGTCGCAGCGGGAGCTGAACTATTTCGTGTGCGACGGCGAGGCCTCGCTGCTCTACATCGCGAACATGGCCGCGATCCCGTTGCACGTCTGGGGGAGCCGGGTCGCGACGCTGGAGACGCCGGACTGGTGCATCCTCGACCTCGATCCCAAGGACGCGCCGTTCGAGCACGTGGTGACGGTGGCGCGGGCGGTCCACGCGATGTGCGACGAGATCGCGCTGCCCTGCTTCGTGAAGACCAGCGGCTCCACCGGGCTCCACGTGCTGGTGCCGCTCGGCCGCCAATGCACCTTCGAGCAGGCGCGGACCCTGGGCGGCCTGCTGGCGCGGGTGGTGGCCGCCGAGCTGCCGGACATCGCCACCATCACCCGCCAGGTCTCGAAGCGGGACGGCCGCGTGTATCTCGACTACGTGCAGAACGGCCACGGGCGCCTGCTCGCCGCGCCCTACAGCGTGCGGCCGGTGCCGGGGGCCCTGGTCTCGGCGCCGCTGGCATGGAGCGAGGTCGGGCCGAAGCTCAGCCTGGCGCAGTTCACCATCAGGACGATGCCGGCGCGGATGGAGAAGCTGCGCGGCGACCCGCTGCTGCCGGTCCTGGGCCTCGCGCCCGACCTCGTGGCGGCGCTCGGGCGTCTCAAGGAACGGCTGGACGCGGCGCGGGCGAAGCGGCCTGCGGCGCGGGCGGGGCGCAGGTGA
- a CDS encoding alpha/beta family hydrolase: protein MTAGSAAGVPGAAATPGSFEVPGSGTVSSLLTRPAGARVGCVLAHGAGAGMKHPFLEGVAARLAARGVASFRYQFPYMEARKGRPDPPAVAAATVRAAVERAGADLPGLPLVAGGKSFGGRMTSTAAAASPLPGVRGLAFLGFPLHPPGKPGTERAEHLARVAVPMLFLQGTRDEFAGLDLLEPVVRGLGPRATLHLVEGANHSFAVPRSSGRDAAAVLDELADALSSWAGAL, encoded by the coding sequence GTGACGGCCGGATCCGCCGCGGGCGTTCCCGGCGCGGCCGCTACGCCCGGCAGCTTCGAGGTGCCGGGCTCGGGGACGGTGTCGTCGCTGCTGACCAGGCCCGCGGGCGCGCGGGTGGGCTGCGTGCTCGCGCACGGGGCCGGGGCGGGGATGAAGCACCCGTTCCTCGAGGGCGTCGCGGCGCGCCTGGCCGCGCGCGGGGTCGCGTCCTTCCGCTACCAGTTTCCGTACATGGAGGCCCGGAAGGGTCGGCCCGATCCGCCGGCCGTGGCCGCGGCCACGGTCCGCGCGGCGGTGGAGCGGGCCGGCGCCGATCTTCCGGGGCTGCCGCTCGTGGCCGGCGGCAAGTCGTTCGGCGGACGGATGACCTCGACGGCGGCCGCCGCATCGCCGCTGCCCGGGGTGCGCGGCCTCGCCTTTCTCGGCTTTCCGCTCCACCCGCCGGGCAAGCCGGGCACGGAGCGCGCGGAGCACCTGGCCCGCGTCGCCGTGCCGATGCTGTTCCTGCAGGGCACGCGCGACGAGTTCGCGGGGCTGGACCTGCTGGAGCCGGTGGTGCGCGGGCTCGGCCCGCGCGCCACGCTCCACCTCGTGGAGGGCGCCAATCACTCCTTCGCCGTGCCCAGGTCCTCGGGCCGCGACGCGGCCGCGGTGCTGGACGAGCTGGCGGACGCCCTCAGCTCCTGGGCAGGAGCGCTGTGA
- a CDS encoding DUF72 domain-containing protein — MRIAVGTSGYAYKEWKGTFYPADLPADGMLRYYGERFGTVEINNTFYRMPSEKILLAWAAEVPESFTFVLKASQKITHFKRLKDVSGEVEYFLRVANVLGPRLGPTLFQLPPNLKKDLPRLVDFLALVPRAWRAAFEFRHASWFDDEVFTALRGHNASLCVADADPAEEGDKEALQVPFVATADWGYLRLRRAGYTAADLAGWAGRVTSQAWKDAFVFFKHEEAGAGPKLAAQFTALLPRS, encoded by the coding sequence ATGCGCATCGCCGTCGGCACCAGCGGCTATGCCTACAAGGAATGGAAGGGCACGTTCTACCCCGCGGACCTGCCGGCCGACGGGATGCTGCGATACTACGGCGAGCGGTTCGGGACGGTGGAGATCAACAACACCTTCTACCGGATGCCCTCGGAGAAGATCCTGCTCGCCTGGGCCGCCGAGGTGCCCGAGAGCTTCACCTTCGTGCTGAAGGCGTCGCAGAAGATCACCCACTTCAAGCGCCTGAAGGACGTGTCCGGCGAGGTCGAGTACTTCCTGCGCGTCGCCAACGTGCTCGGCCCCAGGCTGGGCCCGACCCTGTTCCAGCTGCCCCCCAACCTCAAGAAGGACCTGCCGCGCCTGGTGGACTTCCTCGCGCTGGTGCCGCGGGCCTGGCGCGCCGCCTTCGAGTTCCGTCACGCCTCCTGGTTCGACGACGAGGTCTTCACCGCACTCAGGGGCCACAACGCCTCGCTGTGCGTCGCCGATGCGGACCCCGCGGAGGAAGGCGACAAGGAGGCGCTGCAGGTCCCGTTCGTCGCCACCGCCGATTGGGGATACCTCCGGCTGCGGCGTGCCGGCTACACCGCGGCGGACCTCGCCGGGTGGGCCGGGCGGGTGACGTCGCAGGCCTGGAAGGACGCCTTCGTGTTCTTCAAGCACGAGGAGGCCGGCGCGGGACCCAAGCTCGCCGCCCAGTTCACAGCGCTCCTGCCCAGGAGCTGA
- a CDS encoding dienelactone hydrolase family protein, which translates to MPKRGILKTVLSLLAVPAGAAAAQGLPPGEDSAVARLNASPRHGEWVAYDAGGGDSVKAWIVYPERSDRAPVVVVIHEIFGLTDWIRAVSDQLAAEGFIAIAPDLLTGKGPNGGGTSSVDRQGAIALIQALKPDEVQRRLRAAGEYAMAQPAARKVAGSVGFCWGGSTSFAFATSWPDLGAAAVYYGTPPADDAMARIHAPVYGFYGGDDARVTSTVEPARAAMQRLGKRYEPHVYEGAGHGFLRDQAGRNGANLKAAQAAWPATVAFLRAELK; encoded by the coding sequence ATGCCGAAGCGGGGAATCCTCAAGACGGTCCTCTCGCTCCTGGCCGTGCCGGCCGGCGCCGCCGCGGCGCAGGGGCTGCCGCCGGGCGAGGACAGCGCCGTGGCTCGGCTCAATGCGTCCCCTCGCCACGGCGAGTGGGTGGCCTACGACGCGGGCGGCGGCGACAGCGTGAAGGCGTGGATCGTGTACCCGGAGCGGAGCGACCGGGCGCCGGTGGTGGTGGTGATCCACGAGATCTTCGGCCTCACCGACTGGATCCGCGCGGTCAGCGACCAGCTCGCGGCCGAGGGCTTCATCGCCATCGCGCCGGACCTGCTCACGGGCAAAGGCCCGAACGGCGGCGGCACGTCGTCGGTGGACCGGCAGGGCGCCATCGCGCTGATCCAGGCGCTGAAGCCCGACGAGGTGCAGCGCCGGCTGCGGGCGGCGGGCGAGTACGCGATGGCGCAGCCGGCCGCCCGCAAGGTCGCCGGGAGCGTCGGCTTCTGCTGGGGTGGCTCGACCAGCTTCGCGTTCGCCACGAGCTGGCCGGACCTGGGGGCCGCGGCCGTCTACTACGGCACGCCGCCGGCCGACGACGCGATGGCACGGATCCACGCTCCGGTCTACGGCTTCTACGGCGGCGACGACGCTCGCGTGACCAGCACCGTCGAGCCTGCGCGCGCGGCGATGCAGCGCCTCGGCAAGCGCTACGAGCCCCACGTCTACGAGGGAGCGGGGCACGGGTTCTTGCGCGACCAGGCGGGGAGGAACGGAGCGAACCTGAAGGCGGCGCAGGCGGCGTGGCCGGCGACGGTGGCATTCCTGCGGGCGGAGCTGAAGTAA
- a CDS encoding oxidoreductase: MRALLVGATGLVGREMLKLLVDEPACTRIIVLARRPLPSPPAKVEAHVVDFDHLEAAASLVDADAVFCALGTTMRQAGSQERFRRVDYGYALAVARLARERGARQFLLVSALGADARSRIFYNRVKGELEEAVLALGYPGVTIVRPSLLLGEREEFRLGERIFAHLGWLVPRRFKPVRAASVAAALVRSAVEGAPGVRIVESRDIQGHAGG, translated from the coding sequence ATGCGCGCTCTCCTCGTCGGTGCCACCGGCCTCGTCGGCCGCGAGATGCTCAAGCTCCTCGTCGACGAGCCGGCCTGCACCCGGATCATCGTCCTCGCCCGGCGACCCCTGCCGTCGCCGCCGGCCAAGGTCGAGGCCCACGTCGTGGACTTCGATCATCTCGAGGCCGCGGCGTCGCTCGTGGACGCCGACGCGGTGTTCTGCGCCCTCGGCACGACGATGCGACAGGCCGGATCGCAGGAGCGGTTCCGCCGGGTGGACTACGGCTATGCGCTCGCGGTCGCGAGGCTCGCGCGCGAGCGGGGCGCGCGGCAGTTCCTGCTCGTGAGCGCGCTCGGGGCCGACGCCCGCTCGCGGATCTTCTACAACCGGGTCAAGGGCGAGCTGGAAGAGGCCGTGCTCGCCCTTGGCTATCCGGGCGTGACCATCGTGCGGCCGTCGCTCCTGCTCGGCGAGCGCGAGGAGTTCCGCCTCGGCGAGCGGATCTTCGCGCACCTCGGGTGGCTCGTGCCGCGACGCTTCAAGCCGGTGCGCGCGGCGTCGGTGGCGGCGGCGCTGGTGCGCTCGGCCGTCGAGGGCGCGCCGGGAGTGCGAATCGTCGAGTCGAGGGACATTCAGGGACACGCCGGCGGCTAG